Proteins from a genomic interval of Undibacterium parvum:
- the rpmG gene encoding 50S ribosomal protein L33 has translation MAKSGRDKIKLESTAGTGHFYTTSKNKRTMPEKMEIMKFDPKARKHVIYKETKIK, from the coding sequence ATGGCTAAATCTGGTCGCGACAAAATCAAATTAGAATCGACTGCTGGTACAGGTCACTTCTACACTACATCAAAAAACAAGCGCACTATGCCTGAAAAAATGGAGATCATGAAGTTTGATCCTAAGGCTCGTAAGCATGTTATCTACAAAGAAACCAAGATTAAATAA
- the rpmB gene encoding 50S ribosomal protein L28, with the protein MARVCQVTGKGPMVGNNVSHANNKTKRRFLPNLQNRRFFVESENRWVALRLSNAGLRIVDKIGIDAVLVDMRARGEKV; encoded by the coding sequence ATGGCGCGTGTCTGCCAAGTTACTGGGAAGGGGCCAATGGTTGGCAACAACGTTTCCCATGCGAACAACAAAACAAAACGTCGGTTTTTGCCAAATCTGCAAAATCGTCGCTTTTTCGTCGAATCAGAGAACCGTTGGGTAGCCCTTCGTTTATCTAACGCAGGCTTGCGTATCGTGGACAAAATCGGTATTGATGCCGTTTTAGTCGACATGCGTGCTCGCGGCGAAAAAGTTTAA
- the radC gene encoding RadC family protein: MSISDWPSDQRPRERLIKYGASALSDAELLAVFLRVGVKGKSAVDLGRDMLAQFGSLNALFAASMTDFSKIHGLGNAKYAQIHAVLELAKRAISEDLQVCENLSSPNNVKNYLQLLIGSKPHESFAVLFLDVKNRLIRTEELFRGTLNHASVYPREVVKAALSHNAASIILAHNHPSGSCEPSQADLSLTNTLKQALALVDIRVLDHFIIANPNVYSFAEHGQI; this comes from the coding sequence ATGAGTATAAGCGACTGGCCTTCAGATCAACGCCCAAGAGAACGGCTCATTAAATACGGTGCCAGTGCTCTATCGGACGCAGAATTACTCGCAGTATTTTTAAGAGTTGGCGTCAAAGGAAAAAGCGCAGTCGATTTAGGGCGAGATATGCTCGCCCAATTTGGTTCGCTCAATGCATTATTCGCAGCGAGCATGACTGACTTTTCGAAAATACACGGACTGGGCAACGCAAAATATGCGCAAATACATGCGGTCTTAGAATTGGCGAAACGTGCTATATCAGAAGACTTGCAGGTTTGTGAGAATTTATCGTCGCCAAACAACGTAAAAAATTATCTCCAGCTACTCATAGGAAGCAAGCCTCATGAATCCTTCGCTGTACTATTTTTAGATGTAAAAAACAGACTGATTAGAACAGAAGAACTATTCCGCGGCACACTCAACCATGCAAGCGTCTATCCAAGAGAGGTCGTCAAAGCCGCACTCTCACATAACGCTGCAAGCATCATACTCGCTCACAATCACCCCTCTGGCTCTTGCGAACCTAGCCAAGCCGATCTATCGCTAACCAACACATTAAAACAAGCATTAGCCTTGGTTGATATTCGAGTTCTTGATCATTTTATTATTGCGAACCCAAACGTTTACTCATTCGCAGAGCATGGGCAAATTTAA
- a CDS encoding FKBP-type peptidyl-prolyl cis-trans isomerase encodes MPHSTTPVVTSDAYLTLHYRLVSNDGNEIISTFSNSPATLQLGSGQLAPELESALLGLEEGSHTILELAAGNAFGPRNPDLVQQVSLETLQENSVYGEKYVVGDLVEFSAPGGGQFAGILRAFNESGALFDFNHPLAGQAITFEVKIIGIL; translated from the coding sequence ATGCCTCATTCAACCACGCCCGTAGTTACTTCCGATGCCTACCTGACTTTGCATTATCGCTTAGTTAGCAATGATGGCAATGAAATTATTAGCACTTTTAGTAATAGCCCAGCCACCTTGCAGTTGGGCTCGGGACAATTAGCTCCCGAACTTGAGTCTGCTTTACTTGGTTTGGAGGAGGGTTCACATACCATACTTGAACTGGCTGCAGGAAATGCTTTTGGACCCAGAAACCCTGACTTAGTACAACAAGTTTCCTTGGAAACATTGCAAGAAAATTCTGTCTACGGCGAAAAATATGTTGTCGGTGATTTGGTTGAGTTTTCCGCGCCTGGTGGGGGGCAATTTGCAGGCATATTAAGGGCATTCAATGAGAGTGGTGCTTTGTTTGATTTCAATCATCCATTGGCAGGCCAAGCAATTACCTTTGAAGTCAAAATTATAGGCATATTATAG
- the ispH gene encoding 4-hydroxy-3-methylbut-2-enyl diphosphate reductase: MNKEILLAQPRGFCAGVDRAIEIVERALQQFGAPIYVRHEIVHNAYVVNDLKQKGAIFIENLDDVPTGNTLIFSAHGVSQSVRNEAEKRGLTIFDATCPLVTKVHIEVAKMRRENREIIMIGHQGHPEVEGTMGQSEGGMYLVETVEDVATLKVKNPKQLAYVTQTTLSVDDTLGIISALKSKFPDIIEPKKGDICYATTNRQEAVKFMAPQVDLLIVVGSVNSSNSNRLKEVGQKMGVNSFMVDKAEQIDPEWLVGCDRIGVTAGASAPELLVLEVINRLKTLGVRSVRTLTGTEENVTFPMPKGLSGMKSLENTPIPLK; encoded by the coding sequence ATGAATAAGGAAATTTTGTTAGCCCAGCCTAGAGGTTTTTGCGCCGGAGTGGATAGAGCAATAGAAATCGTTGAGCGCGCGCTGCAGCAATTTGGCGCTCCTATTTATGTAAGGCATGAAATTGTTCACAATGCTTACGTAGTCAACGATTTGAAACAAAAAGGCGCGATTTTTATCGAAAATTTGGATGATGTTCCAACTGGGAATACTTTGATATTCTCGGCACATGGTGTTTCGCAATCCGTCCGGAACGAGGCGGAAAAAAGAGGGCTGACCATATTTGATGCCACTTGCCCTTTGGTAACTAAAGTTCATATTGAGGTCGCAAAAATGCGACGTGAAAATAGAGAAATTATCATGATTGGCCATCAGGGACATCCCGAGGTAGAGGGAACCATGGGGCAAAGTGAGGGGGGCATGTACCTGGTCGAGACGGTTGAAGATGTAGCGACGCTGAAAGTGAAAAATCCTAAGCAGTTAGCTTATGTGACCCAGACTACATTGTCGGTCGATGATACTTTAGGAATTATATCTGCGTTGAAAAGTAAATTTCCCGATATTATTGAGCCCAAAAAAGGCGACATTTGTTATGCAACAACGAACCGTCAGGAGGCGGTTAAATTTATGGCCCCACAGGTGGACTTGCTTATCGTAGTCGGTAGTGTCAATAGTTCAAACTCGAATCGTCTAAAAGAGGTGGGGCAAAAGATGGGCGTGAATTCTTTTATGGTAGATAAGGCTGAACAGATCGATCCAGAGTGGCTAGTAGGATGCGATCGTATTGGCGTTACTGCAGGAGCCTCTGCACCAGAGTTGTTGGTGCTGGAGGTCATAAACAGACTTAAAACCTTGGGTGTGAGAAGTGTGCGCACTTTAACTGGCACTGAGGAGAACGTCACATTCCCTATGCCTAAGGGTTTGAGCGGCATGAAGTCGTTGGAAAACACACCTATTCCATTAAAATAA
- a CDS encoding branched-chain amino acid ABC transporter permease, with translation MDTFIQQIINGLVLGSMYALVALGYTMVYGVLNLINFAHGDVLMVGAMAGLSILKVLQVIAPDLPGIVKLIIAILGAIPVCIAVNVLIERLAYRKLRNAPRLAPLITAIGVSTLVQTFAMMIWGRSPIPFPAIMPSVPVGIGGAVISQTQILLLALATLAMVGLVLLVEKTKMGRAMRATAENPRVAGLMGVDSNKVIVATFAIGAALAAIAGVMWAANYSSAQFAMGFLPGLKAFSAAVLGGIGNIYGAMVGGILLGLIESLGAGYIGELTGGVLGSHYQDIFAFVVLIIVLTLRPSGIMGERVADRA, from the coding sequence ATGGATACATTTATCCAACAAATAATTAATGGTTTGGTACTGGGGAGTATGTATGCCTTAGTTGCTTTAGGGTACACAATGGTGTACGGCGTTTTGAATCTGATTAACTTTGCCCATGGTGATGTGTTAATGGTAGGCGCGATGGCTGGCTTAAGTATTCTTAAAGTATTACAAGTCATCGCTCCCGACCTGCCTGGTATCGTTAAACTAATTATCGCAATTCTCGGTGCAATCCCTGTTTGTATTGCCGTGAATGTACTGATAGAACGGTTGGCATATCGGAAGTTGCGTAATGCGCCACGACTGGCACCTTTAATCACAGCAATTGGCGTCTCTACCTTGGTGCAGACTTTCGCGATGATGATCTGGGGTCGTAGTCCGATTCCCTTCCCCGCGATTATGCCTTCGGTGCCCGTCGGTATTGGCGGTGCTGTGATTTCACAAACGCAAATCTTGTTGTTAGCACTGGCGACTTTGGCGATGGTAGGTTTGGTATTGTTGGTCGAGAAAACAAAAATGGGACGAGCCATGCGTGCTACCGCAGAAAACCCTAGAGTTGCAGGTTTGATGGGGGTCGATTCGAATAAGGTAATCGTCGCTACCTTTGCGATCGGTGCTGCGCTTGCTGCGATAGCAGGTGTTATGTGGGCTGCGAATTATTCTTCAGCACAATTTGCTATGGGTTTTTTACCTGGATTAAAAGCGTTCTCCGCCGCAGTATTGGGAGGCATAGGGAATATTTATGGTGCTATGGTCGGAGGTATTCTTCTTGGGCTTATTGAAAGCCTGGGGGCTGGATATATAGGCGAATTAACTGGAGGTGTTCTTGGTAGTCATTATCAAGATATTTTTGCCTTCGTTGTATTGATTATTGTATTGACGCTACGTCCATCTGGAATTATGGGTGAACGTGTGGCTGATCGTGCGTAA